One Ictalurus furcatus strain D&B chromosome 25, Billie_1.0, whole genome shotgun sequence DNA window includes the following coding sequences:
- the psmc6 gene encoding 26S proteasome regulatory subunit 10B: protein MADSREKGLQDYRKKLLEHKEIDGRLKELREQLKELTKQYEKSENDLKALQSVGQIVGEVLKQLTEEKFIVKATNGPRYVVGCRRQLDKTKLKPGTRVALDMTTLTIMRYLPREVDPLVYNMSHEDPGIVSYSEIGGLSEQIRELREVIELPLTNPELFQRVGIIPPKGCLLYGPPGTGKTLLARAVASQLDCNFLKVVSSSIVDKYIGESARLIREMFNYARDHQPCIIFMDEIDAIGGRRFSEGTSADREIQRTLMELLNQMDGFDTLHRVKMIMATNRPDTLDPALLRPGRLDRKIHIELPNEQARLDILKIHSGPITKHGDIDYEAIVKLSDGFNGADLRNVCTEAGMFAIRADRDFVTQEDFMKAVRKVADSKKLESKLDYKPV from the exons ATGGCGGACAGCAGAGAGAAAGGGTTACAGGATTACAGGAAGAAATTACTGGAGCATAAAGAGATCGATGGGCGGCTGAAGGAGT tgagagAGCAGCTGAAGGAGCTGACCAAGCAGTATGAGAAATCTGAGAATGACCTGAAAGCGCTGCAGAGTGTCGGACAg attgtaGGTGAGGTGTTGAAGCAGCTGACAGAGgaaaagt ttatTGTTAAAGCCACTAATGGGCCACGCTACGTGGTGGGCTGCAGGAGACAG CTGGATAAGACAAAGCTGAAGCCTGGAACCCGAGTGGCGCTGGATATGACCACCCTCACCATCATGAg gtATTTGCCGCGTGAGGTGGACCCGTTGGTGTATAACATGTCTCATGAGGATCCAGGAATTGTGTCTTATTCTGAGATTGGAGGATTATCAGAACAGATCAGAGAGCTCAGAGAG gtgattgAGCTGCCTCTGACAAACCCTGAGCTGTTCCAGCGTGTGGGCATCATCCCTCCTAAAGGCTGCCTGCTCTACGGACCACCAG gCACTGGGAAAACCCTGCTAGCGAGAGCTGTGGCCAGTCAGCTGGACTGCAACTTCCTCAAG gtggtgtCGAGCTCCATCGTGGATAAGTATATCGGTGAAAGCGCTCGGCTGATCAGAGAGATGTTTAATTACGCTCGAGATCATCAGCCCTGCATCATCTTCATGGACGAGATCGACGCCATCG gtggacGGCGTTTCTCTGAGGGAACTTCAGCAGATCGTGAGATCCAGAGAACCCTGATGGAG ctGCTGAATCAGATGGACGGGTTTGACACTCTGCACCGTGTGAAGATGATCATGGCTACTAATCGTCCTGACACACTGGACCCGGCTCTGCTCCGGCCCGGGAGACTCGACAGGAAGATCC ATATCGAGTTGCCCAATGAGCAGGCTCGTCTGGACATCCTGAAGATCCACTCAGGTCCCATCACTAAACACGGAGACATCG aTTACGAGGCGATTGTGAAACTGTCAGACGGATTTAACGGAGCTGATCTGCGTAACGTCTGCACTGAAGCTG GGATGTTTGCTATCCGTGCTGATCGGGATTTTGTCACTCAGGAGGACTTTATGAAGGCAGTGAGGAAAGTCGCAGACTCCAAAAAGCTTGAATCCAAACTGGATTATAAACCTGTTTAA